Proteins encoded together in one Nostoc sp. PCC 7524 window:
- a CDS encoding hybrid sensor histidine kinase/response regulator — protein MSHSGKILVVDDSPDNVFLIKTILEEEGYTIYTAENGFSALEQLQASPCDLVLLDLMMPEMDGYEVTRRIRGDMKLQQYIPILLITAHDAPNVAHGLDLGADDFIRKPVTVDELLARVRSLLRLKYSMDERDEIARQREDFVSRLTHDLRTPLVAADRMLALFQQGALGELSPQMQEVIAIMARSNINLLSMVNTLLEVYRFEAGRKTLAFQVVNLNQLLQEVVGELSPLAQAKSLAICLDCGESSNPSTVTGDRLELHRLFTNLIGNAIKFTESGSISISCKNVILSSHSDNSKYVFPTTVSEYMTVEIADTGPGIAPEEQATLFERFRQGSHKISGSGLGLYLSRRIVEAHQGNIQVNSEVGKGSVFIVSLPVK, from the coding sequence ATGTCTCACTCTGGCAAAATTCTCGTGGTTGATGACTCTCCAGATAATGTGTTCTTGATTAAAACCATTTTGGAAGAAGAAGGTTACACGATTTACACCGCAGAGAATGGTTTCTCAGCTTTAGAACAACTGCAAGCATCTCCCTGTGACTTGGTTTTGTTGGATCTGATGATGCCAGAAATGGATGGTTATGAAGTGACTCGGCGGATTCGTGGAGATATGAAACTACAGCAATATATCCCCATACTACTAATTACTGCCCACGATGCACCCAATGTAGCTCATGGATTAGACTTGGGTGCTGATGATTTTATCCGCAAACCTGTAACGGTGGATGAATTACTGGCACGGGTGCGATCGCTGTTACGTTTAAAGTACAGTATGGATGAACGGGATGAAATAGCTCGTCAGCGTGAAGATTTTGTCTCTCGCCTCACCCATGATTTACGTACTCCCCTGGTAGCTGCTGATCGGATGCTGGCACTATTCCAACAAGGTGCTTTGGGAGAGTTATCACCCCAAATGCAGGAAGTTATCGCGATCATGGCACGCAGCAATATCAACTTGCTATCTATGGTGAATACTTTATTAGAAGTTTATCGCTTTGAAGCAGGTCGTAAAACTTTAGCGTTTCAAGTTGTGAATCTAAACCAATTACTACAAGAGGTAGTAGGAGAACTGTCACCCCTAGCCCAAGCAAAAAGCCTAGCAATTTGTCTAGATTGCGGGGAATCATCAAACCCCAGCACTGTGACAGGCGATCGCTTAGAATTACATCGTCTGTTCACTAATCTTATAGGTAATGCGATCAAATTTACTGAATCAGGCTCAATTAGTATTAGCTGCAAAAATGTAATTTTGAGTAGTCATAGTGACAATTCTAAATATGTTTTCCCTACTACAGTTAGCGAATACATGACTGTGGAAATAGCAGATACAGGCCCAGGTATTGCGCCAGAAGAACAAGCAACTTTATTTGAAAGATTTCGTCAAGGTAGTCATAAAATTTCTGGTAGTGGTTTGGGGCTTTACCTATCACGTCGCATTGTCGAAGCCCATCAAGGCAATATTCAAGTCAATTCAGAAGTAGGTAAAGGTAGTGTATTTATTGTCAGCTTACCTGTCAAATAA
- a CDS encoding aldehyde dehydrogenase, translating into MITVEVTKIQALILKQRNFFQTGQTKEVAFRLEQLKILKQLVLDNESAILQAIYKDLHKPEFEAYATEIGVIKEINYAIKHIKTWTKPKKAQVPADFFSYSARIHPEPLGIILLIGPWNYPFQLILSPLVGAIAAGNCAIIKPSELAPHTSNLLADLISKYFPPEYIAIVEGGIETSQQLLQEKFDHIFFTGGTAIGKVIMEAAAKHLTPVTLELGGKSPCIVDTDINLEHTARRIVWGKFINAGQTCIAPDYLLVNQKIKPDLIAALQKTITEFYGENPANSPDFARIINQKHFTRLSRLLHNGEIIIGGDINPEERYIAPTIIDHVSLTDPVMQEEIFGPILPVMEYTDITEAIALINSQPKPLALYLFSQNKNLQQRILQETSSGGVCLNDTIMQVGVSSLPFGGVGDSGMGSYHGKASFDTFSHYKSVLKNSFWLDLDWRYAPYKNKLSLLKRIIK; encoded by the coding sequence ATGATTACTGTTGAAGTGACTAAAATTCAGGCTCTCATCCTAAAACAGCGCAATTTTTTTCAGACTGGTCAAACCAAAGAAGTTGCTTTTCGTCTAGAACAGTTAAAAATTCTCAAGCAATTAGTTCTTGATAATGAATCAGCAATACTTCAAGCAATCTACAAAGATTTACATAAGCCTGAATTTGAAGCTTATGCTACAGAAATTGGCGTAATCAAAGAAATTAATTATGCTATTAAACATATTAAAACTTGGACTAAGCCCAAGAAAGCACAAGTTCCCGCAGATTTTTTCTCTTACTCAGCGCGAATTCATCCAGAACCACTAGGAATTATTTTGTTGATTGGCCCTTGGAACTATCCATTTCAATTAATACTCTCACCATTAGTAGGCGCGATCGCTGCTGGCAATTGTGCGATTATCAAACCTTCAGAACTTGCACCTCATACTTCTAATTTGTTAGCGGATCTAATTAGTAAATATTTTCCTCCTGAATATATTGCCATAGTCGAAGGTGGTATAGAAACCAGCCAACAACTACTACAAGAAAAGTTTGATCATATCTTTTTTACTGGTGGTACAGCCATCGGTAAAGTGATTATGGAAGCAGCTGCAAAACATCTGACACCCGTTACCTTAGAACTAGGTGGTAAGAGTCCCTGTATTGTAGATACTGATATTAACCTCGAACATACAGCCAGAAGAATTGTTTGGGGAAAGTTCATTAATGCTGGACAAACTTGCATCGCACCTGACTATCTTTTAGTTAATCAAAAAATTAAACCAGACTTAATTGCTGCTCTGCAAAAAACCATCACAGAATTTTATGGTGAGAACCCAGCAAACAGTCCTGATTTTGCCAGAATTATCAATCAAAAACATTTTACCCGTCTGTCTCGATTACTCCACAATGGCGAAATTATTATTGGTGGAGATATTAACCCCGAAGAACGTTATATTGCGCCCACAATAATTGATCATGTCTCCTTAACAGATCCAGTCATGCAGGAGGAAATTTTTGGGCCGATTTTACCTGTGATGGAATACACAGATATTACAGAAGCGATCGCCCTAATTAATTCTCAACCAAAACCTTTAGCTTTATACCTATTCTCACAAAACAAAAACTTGCAACAACGTATCTTACAAGAAACTTCATCAGGTGGCGTATGTCTCAACGATACAATCATGCAAGTTGGTGTTTCCTCCTTACCCTTTGGTGGTGTAGGTGATAGTGGTATGGGTAGCTATCACGGTAAAGCTAGTTTTGACACCTTTTCACATTACAAAAGTGTCCTAAAAAACTCCTTCTGGCTAGATTTAGATTGGCGTTACGCCCCTTACAAAAACAAGTTATCTTTACTCAAGCGAATTATAAAGTAA
- a CDS encoding sulfite oxidase-like oxidoreductase: MLGKFFQKPDQENSSRVPPGQHLAKGFPVLTYGAAPQVSVEEWEFRVWGLAKPAVFTWSDFMSLPQHEFTADFHCVTRWSKLDVKWTGIKVTDFMSLIEVDPSAVHVMEHCYGGYTTNISVADFVREENFFAFKLFGEDLPTEHGGPMRLVVPHLYAWKSAKWINGLEFLEREDLGFWERNGYHRRGEPWAEERYSW, translated from the coding sequence ATGCTAGGAAAGTTTTTTCAAAAACCAGATCAGGAAAATAGTTCACGCGTCCCTCCAGGACAACATTTGGCGAAGGGATTTCCCGTTTTAACCTACGGCGCAGCGCCCCAAGTGAGTGTAGAGGAATGGGAATTTCGGGTATGGGGTTTAGCAAAACCTGCTGTGTTTACTTGGTCTGACTTTATGTCACTACCTCAACACGAATTTACAGCAGACTTTCACTGTGTTACCCGTTGGTCTAAACTCGATGTCAAATGGACTGGGATTAAAGTGACAGACTTTATGAGTCTGATTGAGGTAGATCCCTCAGCAGTTCATGTAATGGAACATTGCTATGGCGGCTATACGACTAATATTTCAGTGGCAGACTTTGTTAGGGAAGAAAACTTTTTTGCTTTTAAATTATTTGGTGAAGATCTGCCTACAGAACACGGTGGCCCGATGCGGCTAGTTGTACCCCATCTCTATGCTTGGAAAAGTGCCAAGTGGATTAATGGTTTGGAGTTTCTGGAACGTGAAGATTTGGGTTTTTGGGAACGTAACGGCTACCATCGTCGTGGTGAACCTTGGGCTGAGGAAAGATATAGTTGGTGA
- the rpmF gene encoding 50S ribosomal protein L32, with protein MAVPKKKTSKSKRDKRRATWRHKAAVEAQKALSLGKSILTGRSTFVYPTAEEEDEEE; from the coding sequence ATGGCTGTTCCTAAGAAGAAAACCTCTAAATCTAAACGAGATAAACGTCGAGCTACCTGGAGACACAAAGCTGCTGTTGAAGCTCAAAAAGCTCTGTCCTTGGGCAAATCAATTTTGACTGGACGTTCTACATTTGTCTATCCAACTGCTGAAGAAGAGGACGAAGAAGAATAA
- a CDS encoding caspase family protein produces MANYWAIAIGINQYQLFQPLLCAQADAEALKDFLVQQAGFVPQRSLLMSDTSPPIGDRSTYPTKENILLLLEDLAAACWQPQDYLWLFFSGYGVNYDGRDYLMPVDGDPKRVPETGIELRSLMQSLQLANLNVLLLFDVNRAFGTIADTPFGQETLELAKELQLATIFSCQPEEFSQESRELGHGLFTAALLAALRSGYGGNLQDLQQHLSIITPELSQHYWRPTQNPLAVLPSTPPVMLPPVETNINTEAIPSTVAPKATIPTTFIPSTLEPTAAEPIIFPDENFAVALTSPPLGTISFHNSHTTSMWGEAQSAETTIKDRSQALSLPNFTLNEQQFLNPDPDSIVQEQYFTQSSPSDPETGSRFIPDAPPPHISRLPENQTDTSIWRQFIVWGGGTMLVVALISIVMLRNQARVLQTQKLSSAFPTAGDSQIVKTPANPHTVPKVSSPRPTTKPSTAQIAAISESQTRNQAVLDLAKMSLRQTQASDLSLAIATAKKIKPGEPLYEQAQENIQIWSRMILDLAEGRAKQRQYNYAIAAAQLVPKDAALYPQAQAAIAQWRLEAKQYLANTTLLDAAQALIQPGQASTYNRAIEVAKRVPPNQPGYDLAQKAINQWSEKILDLAKSRADQGRFSAAIETATLIPEVTSVYEDAQEAIQKWQARKTKN; encoded by the coding sequence ATGGCAAATTACTGGGCGATCGCCATAGGCATCAATCAATATCAATTATTTCAACCTTTGCTTTGCGCTCAAGCAGATGCCGAGGCGTTAAAAGATTTTTTAGTTCAACAAGCAGGTTTTGTCCCTCAACGTTCCCTGCTGATGAGTGATACTTCGCCACCAATTGGCGATAGATCAACCTATCCCACTAAAGAAAATATTCTGCTGTTACTAGAAGATTTAGCAGCCGCCTGTTGGCAACCCCAAGACTACCTATGGTTATTTTTTAGCGGTTATGGAGTCAACTACGACGGCAGAGATTACTTAATGCCTGTAGATGGCGATCCCAAACGAGTACCTGAGACTGGTATAGAATTGCGATCGCTGATGCAAAGTCTGCAACTAGCTAACCTCAATGTCTTGTTGCTATTTGATGTTAACCGCGCTTTTGGGACTATTGCTGATACTCCCTTTGGGCAAGAAACTTTAGAATTAGCCAAGGAACTACAACTAGCTACGATTTTTTCCTGTCAACCAGAGGAATTTTCCCAAGAAAGCCGAGAACTAGGGCATGGCTTATTTACAGCCGCATTGTTAGCAGCTTTGCGTTCTGGTTATGGCGGTAACTTGCAGGATTTACAACAACACCTCAGCATTATCACCCCAGAATTATCTCAACATTACTGGCGACCAACACAAAACCCATTAGCCGTTCTTCCCTCTACGCCGCCAGTCATGTTACCGCCAGTTGAAACCAACATCAATACTGAAGCTATTCCCAGCACAGTAGCCCCTAAAGCCACAATTCCTACTACATTCATTCCCAGTACATTAGAACCCACAGCCGCAGAACCAATTATTTTTCCGGATGAAAACTTTGCTGTAGCATTGACATCTCCCCCTTTAGGAACAATATCTTTTCACAATTCCCACACCACAAGTATGTGGGGAGAAGCTCAAAGTGCAGAAACCACTATTAAAGATAGATCCCAGGCGTTATCATTACCCAACTTTACATTAAATGAACAGCAATTTTTAAATCCAGATCCTGACTCCATCGTCCAAGAACAATACTTTACTCAGTCATCTCCATCTGATCCAGAGACGGGTAGTAGGTTTATTCCTGATGCGCCGCCACCTCACATTTCACGCCTACCTGAAAATCAAACAGACACCTCAATCTGGAGACAATTTATCGTTTGGGGTGGAGGTACGATGCTGGTAGTAGCTCTAATTAGTATAGTGATGCTTCGCAACCAAGCTAGAGTTTTGCAAACCCAGAAGTTATCCTCCGCATTTCCTACTGCTGGTGATTCTCAAATTGTCAAAACTCCAGCCAATCCTCACACTGTACCCAAAGTATCTTCACCACGTCCCACAACCAAACCATCAACAGCCCAAATTGCAGCAATTTCTGAATCGCAAACACGTAACCAAGCTGTATTAGACTTAGCAAAAATGTCTCTGAGACAAACTCAAGCTAGTGATCTCAGCTTGGCGATCGCTACGGCTAAGAAAATCAAACCCGGTGAACCACTCTACGAGCAAGCTCAGGAGAATATTCAAATTTGGAGTCGCATGATCTTAGATTTAGCTGAAGGTCGTGCGAAACAAAGACAGTATAATTATGCGATCGCCGCCGCGCAATTAGTCCCCAAAGACGCAGCCCTTTATCCCCAAGCGCAAGCAGCAATAGCCCAGTGGCGCTTAGAGGCTAAACAGTATCTCGCCAACACTACCCTTTTAGATGCAGCCCAAGCTTTAATCCAACCAGGACAAGCATCTACTTATAATCGAGCCATTGAAGTTGCCAAAAGAGTACCACCTAATCAACCAGGCTACGATTTGGCACAAAAAGCAATAAACCAATGGAGCGAGAAAATTTTGGATTTAGCCAAAAGCCGTGCCGATCAAGGAAGATTCAGTGCCGCCATTGAAACAGCTACCCTAATTCCCGAAGTCACATCTGTTTATGAAGATGCTCAAGAAGCCATCCAAAAATGGCAAGCTAGAAAAACTAAAAATTAA
- a CDS encoding Mo-dependent nitrogenase C-terminal domain-containing protein — protein MKVFDNTTKKIFLASWVWINQQEEIKVDPQPLPNSTSPARRDLLKPLRQWVDNIEVRDRQFAHRLCQLIPTQCPFERDIKVFGKTLFHIPPLCKLNPLYEEIVCLRFRAMCYLADECGEDVSQYC, from the coding sequence ATGAAGGTATTTGATAATACCACAAAAAAGATTTTTCTGGCAAGCTGGGTTTGGATAAATCAACAAGAAGAAATTAAAGTTGATCCCCAACCGTTGCCAAATTCAACTTCTCCAGCTAGACGGGATCTCCTCAAGCCCCTACGCCAATGGGTAGACAATATTGAAGTACGCGATCGCCAATTTGCTCACCGTCTATGTCAGTTGATCCCAACCCAATGTCCCTTTGAACGCGATATCAAAGTATTTGGCAAAACTCTGTTTCATATTCCGCCATTATGCAAGCTCAATCCTTTATATGAAGAAATAGTTTGCTTACGCTTTAGAGCCATGTGCTACCTAGCTGATGAATGCGGTGAGGATGTATCGCAGTATTGTTAG
- the arsC gene encoding arsenate reductase, glutathione/glutaredoxin type, whose product MKNVMFVCKHNSRRSQMAEGFARTLGEGKITVTSSGLAINEVDPIAVKVMSEVGIDISQQSSKPLDNFNPEDYDIVISLCGCGVNLPEAWVIREVFEDWQLDDPAGGSLEIFRQVRDQVKERVIKLIASLICHSNPT is encoded by the coding sequence ATGAAAAACGTGATGTTTGTCTGCAAGCATAATTCCCGTCGTTCTCAAATGGCAGAGGGTTTTGCACGAACATTAGGAGAGGGAAAAATTACCGTCACAAGTTCCGGTTTAGCAATCAATGAAGTAGATCCAATTGCTGTTAAAGTCATGTCAGAAGTTGGTATTGATATTAGTCAGCAATCTTCTAAACCTTTAGATAATTTCAATCCAGAAGATTACGATATAGTAATTTCTTTATGTGGTTGCGGCGTAAATTTACCAGAAGCTTGGGTAATTAGAGAAGTATTTGAAGATTGGCAATTAGATGATCCAGCAGGAGGATCACTAGAAATCTTTCGCCAAGTCCGCGATCAAGTGAAAGAAAGAGTTATCAAATTAATTGCATCACTTATCTGCCACAGTAATCCTACTTGA
- a CDS encoding ArsI/CadI family heavy metal resistance metalloenzyme, protein MTAMKTHVALNVTNLEKSVTFYRTMFGLEPLKYKADYAKFDIPNPALNLTLNLTNSVQTGGALSHLGVQVESTDDVKSAIKRFTDAGLALFTEDNTDCCYALQDKVWVTDPDGNRWEVFVVKVADTAPDKNLVTTAAVEEVKTVNKTCCA, encoded by the coding sequence ATGACAGCGATGAAAACTCATGTTGCGTTGAATGTGACTAATCTTGAGAAGTCCGTGACATTTTATCGGACAATGTTTGGTTTAGAACCCTTAAAATACAAAGCTGACTACGCCAAATTTGACATTCCCAACCCAGCTTTAAACCTGACACTCAATTTAACTAACAGCGTGCAGACTGGTGGTGCATTGTCTCATTTAGGTGTACAAGTTGAAAGTACCGATGATGTGAAATCAGCTATCAAACGTTTTACAGATGCAGGACTAGCACTATTTACAGAGGACAATACTGATTGTTGCTACGCTTTGCAAGATAAAGTGTGGGTAACAGATCCCGATGGCAACCGTTGGGAGGTTTTCGTGGTAAAAGTAGCAGACACAGCACCAGACAAAAATTTAGTCACTACTGCTGCTGTAGAAGAAGTTAAGACTGTTAATAAGACGTGTTGTGCATAG
- the arsB gene encoding ACR3 family arsenite efflux transporter, whose translation MKPKSNLSFFERYLTLWVFLCIFAGITLGRLFPEIAVKLDAISIYQVSIPIAVCLFFMMYPIMVKIDFSQAVNALRAPKPVILTLVVNWLIKPFTMVAFAQFFLGWLFRPLIAGTELIRGSEVAIANSYIAGTILLGIAPCTAMVLMWGYLSYGNQGHTLVMVAVNSLAMLFLYAPLGRWLLAANDLTVPWQTIVLSVLIYVGLPLIAGIYSRYWIFKYKGREWFEGQFLKYLSPVAITALLITLVLLFAFKGELIVNNPLHILLIAVPLFIQTNFIFLISYVAALKLNFSYEDAAPAALIGASNHFEVAIATAVMLFGLNSGAALATVVGVLIEVPVMLMLVELCKRTAPWFPREPEKASLPDPRCINSFH comes from the coding sequence ATGAAACCCAAGAGTAATCTGAGTTTTTTTGAAAGATATCTTACCCTGTGGGTATTTTTGTGTATTTTTGCTGGAATCACCCTAGGGAGGTTATTTCCAGAGATAGCGGTCAAACTTGATGCTATTAGTATTTATCAGGTATCAATTCCCATTGCGGTATGCTTGTTTTTCATGATGTACCCTATCATGGTGAAGATTGACTTTAGCCAAGCTGTGAATGCACTCCGCGCCCCCAAGCCTGTGATTCTTACCTTGGTGGTGAATTGGTTAATTAAACCATTCACGATGGTAGCTTTTGCCCAGTTCTTTCTCGGCTGGCTATTTCGTCCGTTAATTGCGGGTACAGAATTAATTCGTGGTAGTGAAGTAGCGATCGCAAATTCCTACATCGCTGGCACAATTTTACTAGGAATTGCACCCTGTACAGCAATGGTGTTGATGTGGGGTTATCTATCCTACGGTAATCAAGGACACACTTTGGTGATGGTGGCAGTTAACTCTCTAGCCATGCTATTTTTATACGCGCCTTTAGGCAGGTGGTTGCTAGCAGCAAATGACTTAACTGTACCTTGGCAAACCATAGTTTTATCAGTGCTGATTTATGTAGGTTTACCTTTAATTGCAGGGATTTACAGCCGTTACTGGATATTCAAATATAAAGGCAGAGAATGGTTTGAAGGGCAATTTTTGAAGTATCTTAGTCCCGTTGCCATTACAGCTTTGCTGATTACTTTAGTCTTGCTATTTGCCTTTAAAGGTGAATTAATCGTCAACAATCCCTTGCACATTTTATTAATTGCCGTGCCACTATTTATTCAAACTAATTTCATTTTCTTAATTAGTTATGTGGCAGCATTAAAGCTCAATTTTTCCTATGAAGACGCTGCACCCGCCGCCTTAATTGGAGCTAGTAACCACTTTGAAGTTGCCATTGCTACAGCCGTTATGCTGTTTGGCTTGAATTCTGGTGCAGCACTCGCAACGGTAGTAGGCGTGTTAATCGAAGTCCCAGTTATGTTAATGCTGGTAGAACTTTGTAAACGCACAGCACCCTGGTTTCCACGAGAGCCAGAAAAGGCTAGTTTGCCAGATCCACGCTGTATTAATTCCTTCCATTAA